A region from the Canis lupus dingo isolate Sandy chromosome X, ASM325472v2, whole genome shotgun sequence genome encodes:
- the SLC7A3 gene encoding cationic amino acid transporter 3 isoform X4 produces MLWQALRRFGQKLVRRRALEPGMAETRLARCLSTLDLVALGVGSTLGAGTASVARAWSSAFDNLIGNHISQTLQGSISLHVPHVLAEYPDFFAMGLVLLLTGLLALGASESALVTKVFTVVNLLVLGFVIISGFIKGDLHNWKLTEGDYKLTVAGLNDTYSLGPLGSGGFVPFGFEGILRGAATCFYAFVGFDCIATTGEEAQNPQHSIPVGIVVSLFVCFLAYFGVSSALTLMMPYYQLQPESPLPEAFLYTGWAPARYVVALGSLCALSTSLLGSMFPMPRVIYAMAEDGLLFRVLARVHTGTHTPIVATVVSGIIAAFMAFLFELTDLVDLMSIGTLLAYSLVAICVLILRYQPELKNEEDEVELQEENMAGAEKLTLQGLFCPLSSIPTPLSGQVVYVCSSLVELVLMFLNLTPEALLLTLLCLVLAQWPIPLVSGDPVWTVVVVLLLMLVTGITGVIWRQPQSSTPLHFKVPALPLLPLMSIFVNVYLMMQMTAGTWARFGVWMLIGFAIYFGYGIQHSLEEVKSDQAPLKCRAKTVDLDLSNACTHSI; encoded by the exons ATGCTGTGGCAGGCACTTCGCAGATTTGGTCAAAAGCTGGTACGCAGACGTGCACTGGAGCCAGGCATGGCTGAGACTCGCCTTGCCAGATGCCTGAGCACTCTGGATTTAGTGGCCCTGGGTGTGGGCAGCACATTGGGTGCAG GGACAGCCAGTGTGGCCCGGGCCTGGAGCTCGGCGTTTGACAACCTGATTGGGAACCACATCTCTCAGACCCTGCAGGGGAGCATCTCATTGCATGTTCCCCATGTCCTCGCAGAATATCCAGACTTCTTTGCTATGGGGCTTGTGTTGTTGCTCACCG GATTGCTGGCTTTGGGAGCTAGTGAATCAGCCCTGGTTACCAAAGTGTTCACAGTGGTGAACCTTTTGGTTCTTGGTTTTGTCATCATCTCTGGCTTCATTAAGGGGGACCTTCACAATTGGAAACTCACAGAAGGGGACTACAAACTGACTGTGGCTGGACTCAATGACACCTATAG CCTGGGCCCTCTGGGCTCTGGAGGATTTGTGCCTTTCGGCTTTGAGGGGATTCTCCGTGGAGCAGCTACCTGTTTCTATGCGTTTGTTGGTTTCGACTGTATTGCTACCACTG GTGAAGAAGCTCAGAATCCCCAGCATTCCATCCCTGTGGGCATTGTCGTTTCACTGTTTGTCTGCTTTTTGGCATATTTTGGTGTCTCTTCGGCCCTTACGCTTATGATGCCTTACTACCAGCTTCAACCGGAGAGCCCCCTGCCTGAAGCATTTCTCTATACGGGATGGGCCCCTGCCCGCTATGTTGTGGCTCTTGGatccctctgtgctctttctacCAG CCTCTTAGGTTCTATGTTCCCCATGCCTCGGGTGATCTATGCAATGGCAGAGGATGGCCTCCTGTTCCGTGTCCTTGCCAGAGTCCACACGGGTACACACACCCCCATCGTGGCCACTGTGGTCTCTGGCATTATTgcag CATTCATGGCGTTCCTCTTTGAACTCACTGATCTTGTGGACCTTATGTCGATTGGGACCCTACTTGCCTACTCCCTGGTGGCTATTTGTGTTCTCATCCTCAG GTATCAGCCTGAGCTGAAGAATGAAGAGGATGAAGTGGAGCTGCAAGAAGAGAACATGGCTGGAGCAGAAAAGCTGACCCTACAGGGGCTGTTCTGTCCACTCAGCTCCATCCCTACTCCACTCTCTGGCCAAGTTGTCTATGTCTGTTCCTCATTGGTTG AGTTGGTTTTGATGTTTCTCAACTTGACCCCTGAAGCTCTGCTGCTGACTCTTCTTTGCCTGGTGCTGGCCCAGTGGCCAATTCCACTGGTTTCTGGAGACCCAGTGTGGACTGTAGTGGTTGTGCTGCTCCTGATGCTCGTTACTGGGATCACTGGGGTCATCTGGAGACAGCCACAGAGTTCTACTCCCTTGCACTTTAAG GTACCTgctttgcctctcctccctctaaTGAGCATCTTTGTGAATGTTTACCTTATGATGCAGATGACAGCTGGCACCTGGGCCCGATTTGGGGTCTGGATGCTGATTG GGTTTGCTATCTACTTTGGCTATGGGATCCAGCACAGCTTGGAAGAAGTTAAGAGTGACCAAGCCCCACTCAAGTGTAGGGCCAAAACTGTAGACCTTGATCTCAGCAATGCCTGTACACATTCGATTTGA
- the SLC7A3 gene encoding cationic amino acid transporter 3 isoform X3 produces MLWQALRRFGQKLVRRRALEPGMAETRLARCLSTLDLVALGVGSTLGAGVYVLAGEVAKDKAGPSIVICFLVAALSSVLAGLCYAEFGARVPRSGSAYLYSYVTVGELWAFTTGWNLILSYVIGLLALGASESALVTKVFTVVNLLVLGFVIISGFIKGDLHNWKLTEGDYKLTVAGLNDTYSLGPLGSGGFVPFGFEGILRGAATCFYAFVGFDCIATTGEEAQNPQHSIPVGIVVSLFVCFLAYFGVSSALTLMMPYYQLQPESPLPEAFLYTGWAPARYVVALGSLCALSTSLLGSMFPMPRVIYAMAEDGLLFRVLARVHTGTHTPIVATVVSGIIAAFMAFLFELTDLVDLMSIGTLLAYSLVAICVLILRYQPELKNEEDEVELQEENMAGAEKLTLQGLFCPLSSIPTPLSGQVVYVCSSLVELVLMFLNLTPEALLLTLLCLVLAQWPIPLVSGDPVWTVVVVLLLMLVTGITGVIWRQPQSSTPLHFKVPALPLLPLMSIFVNVYLMMQMTAGTWARFGVWMLIGFAIYFGYGIQHSLEEVKSDQAPLKCRAKTVDLDLSNACTHSI; encoded by the exons ATGCTGTGGCAGGCACTTCGCAGATTTGGTCAAAAGCTGGTACGCAGACGTGCACTGGAGCCAGGCATGGCTGAGACTCGCCTTGCCAGATGCCTGAGCACTCTGGATTTAGTGGCCCTGGGTGTGGGCAGCACATTGGGTGCAGGTGTGTATGTCCTGGCTGGTGAGGTGGCCAAAGATAAAGCAGGACCATCCATTGTGATCTGCTTTTTGGTGGCCGCTTTATCTTCTGTGTTGGCTGGACTGTGCTATGCTGAGTTTGGTGCCCGAGTCCCCCGTTCTGGTTCTGCATATCTCTACAGCTATGTCACAGTGGGTGAACTCTGGGCCTTCACCACTGGCTGGAACCTCATCCTCTCCTATGTTATCG GATTGCTGGCTTTGGGAGCTAGTGAATCAGCCCTGGTTACCAAAGTGTTCACAGTGGTGAACCTTTTGGTTCTTGGTTTTGTCATCATCTCTGGCTTCATTAAGGGGGACCTTCACAATTGGAAACTCACAGAAGGGGACTACAAACTGACTGTGGCTGGACTCAATGACACCTATAG CCTGGGCCCTCTGGGCTCTGGAGGATTTGTGCCTTTCGGCTTTGAGGGGATTCTCCGTGGAGCAGCTACCTGTTTCTATGCGTTTGTTGGTTTCGACTGTATTGCTACCACTG GTGAAGAAGCTCAGAATCCCCAGCATTCCATCCCTGTGGGCATTGTCGTTTCACTGTTTGTCTGCTTTTTGGCATATTTTGGTGTCTCTTCGGCCCTTACGCTTATGATGCCTTACTACCAGCTTCAACCGGAGAGCCCCCTGCCTGAAGCATTTCTCTATACGGGATGGGCCCCTGCCCGCTATGTTGTGGCTCTTGGatccctctgtgctctttctacCAG CCTCTTAGGTTCTATGTTCCCCATGCCTCGGGTGATCTATGCAATGGCAGAGGATGGCCTCCTGTTCCGTGTCCTTGCCAGAGTCCACACGGGTACACACACCCCCATCGTGGCCACTGTGGTCTCTGGCATTATTgcag CATTCATGGCGTTCCTCTTTGAACTCACTGATCTTGTGGACCTTATGTCGATTGGGACCCTACTTGCCTACTCCCTGGTGGCTATTTGTGTTCTCATCCTCAG GTATCAGCCTGAGCTGAAGAATGAAGAGGATGAAGTGGAGCTGCAAGAAGAGAACATGGCTGGAGCAGAAAAGCTGACCCTACAGGGGCTGTTCTGTCCACTCAGCTCCATCCCTACTCCACTCTCTGGCCAAGTTGTCTATGTCTGTTCCTCATTGGTTG AGTTGGTTTTGATGTTTCTCAACTTGACCCCTGAAGCTCTGCTGCTGACTCTTCTTTGCCTGGTGCTGGCCCAGTGGCCAATTCCACTGGTTTCTGGAGACCCAGTGTGGACTGTAGTGGTTGTGCTGCTCCTGATGCTCGTTACTGGGATCACTGGGGTCATCTGGAGACAGCCACAGAGTTCTACTCCCTTGCACTTTAAG GTACCTgctttgcctctcctccctctaaTGAGCATCTTTGTGAATGTTTACCTTATGATGCAGATGACAGCTGGCACCTGGGCCCGATTTGGGGTCTGGATGCTGATTG GGTTTGCTATCTACTTTGGCTATGGGATCCAGCACAGCTTGGAAGAAGTTAAGAGTGACCAAGCCCCACTCAAGTGTAGGGCCAAAACTGTAGACCTTGATCTCAGCAATGCCTGTACACATTCGATTTGA
- the SLC7A3 gene encoding cationic amino acid transporter 3 isoform X1, giving the protein MLWQALRRFGQKLVRRRALEPGMAETRLARCLSTLDLVALGVGSTLGAGVYVLAGEVAKDKAGPSIVICFLVAALSSVLAGLCYAEFGARVPRSGSAYLYSYVTVGELWAFTTGWNLILSYVIGTASVARAWSSAFDNLIGNHISQTLQGSISLHVPHVLAEYPDFFAMGLVLLLTGLLALGASESALVTKVFTVVNLLVLGFVIISGFIKGDLHNWKLTEGDYKLTVAGLNDTYSLGPLGSGGFVPFGFEGILRGAATCFYAFVGFDCIATTGEEAQNPQHSIPVGIVVSLFVCFLAYFGVSSALTLMMPYYQLQPESPLPEAFLYTGWAPARYVVALGSLCALSTSLLGSMFPMPRVIYAMAEDGLLFRVLARVHTGTHTPIVATVVSGIIAAFMAFLFELTDLVDLMSIGTLLAYSLVAICVLILRYQPELKNEEDEVELQEENMAGAEKLTLQGLFCPLSSIPTPLSGQVVYVCSSLVELVLMFLNLTPEALLLTLLCLVLAQWPIPLVSGDPVWTVVVVLLLMLVTGITGVIWRQPQSSTPLHFKVPALPLLPLMSIFVNVYLMMQMTAGTWARFGVWMLIGFAIYFGYGIQHSLEEVKSDQAPLKCRAKTVDLDLSNACTHSI; this is encoded by the exons ATGCTGTGGCAGGCACTTCGCAGATTTGGTCAAAAGCTGGTACGCAGACGTGCACTGGAGCCAGGCATGGCTGAGACTCGCCTTGCCAGATGCCTGAGCACTCTGGATTTAGTGGCCCTGGGTGTGGGCAGCACATTGGGTGCAGGTGTGTATGTCCTGGCTGGTGAGGTGGCCAAAGATAAAGCAGGACCATCCATTGTGATCTGCTTTTTGGTGGCCGCTTTATCTTCTGTGTTGGCTGGACTGTGCTATGCTGAGTTTGGTGCCCGAGTCCCCCGTTCTGGTTCTGCATATCTCTACAGCTATGTCACAGTGGGTGAACTCTGGGCCTTCACCACTGGCTGGAACCTCATCCTCTCCTATGTTATCG GGACAGCCAGTGTGGCCCGGGCCTGGAGCTCGGCGTTTGACAACCTGATTGGGAACCACATCTCTCAGACCCTGCAGGGGAGCATCTCATTGCATGTTCCCCATGTCCTCGCAGAATATCCAGACTTCTTTGCTATGGGGCTTGTGTTGTTGCTCACCG GATTGCTGGCTTTGGGAGCTAGTGAATCAGCCCTGGTTACCAAAGTGTTCACAGTGGTGAACCTTTTGGTTCTTGGTTTTGTCATCATCTCTGGCTTCATTAAGGGGGACCTTCACAATTGGAAACTCACAGAAGGGGACTACAAACTGACTGTGGCTGGACTCAATGACACCTATAG CCTGGGCCCTCTGGGCTCTGGAGGATTTGTGCCTTTCGGCTTTGAGGGGATTCTCCGTGGAGCAGCTACCTGTTTCTATGCGTTTGTTGGTTTCGACTGTATTGCTACCACTG GTGAAGAAGCTCAGAATCCCCAGCATTCCATCCCTGTGGGCATTGTCGTTTCACTGTTTGTCTGCTTTTTGGCATATTTTGGTGTCTCTTCGGCCCTTACGCTTATGATGCCTTACTACCAGCTTCAACCGGAGAGCCCCCTGCCTGAAGCATTTCTCTATACGGGATGGGCCCCTGCCCGCTATGTTGTGGCTCTTGGatccctctgtgctctttctacCAG CCTCTTAGGTTCTATGTTCCCCATGCCTCGGGTGATCTATGCAATGGCAGAGGATGGCCTCCTGTTCCGTGTCCTTGCCAGAGTCCACACGGGTACACACACCCCCATCGTGGCCACTGTGGTCTCTGGCATTATTgcag CATTCATGGCGTTCCTCTTTGAACTCACTGATCTTGTGGACCTTATGTCGATTGGGACCCTACTTGCCTACTCCCTGGTGGCTATTTGTGTTCTCATCCTCAG GTATCAGCCTGAGCTGAAGAATGAAGAGGATGAAGTGGAGCTGCAAGAAGAGAACATGGCTGGAGCAGAAAAGCTGACCCTACAGGGGCTGTTCTGTCCACTCAGCTCCATCCCTACTCCACTCTCTGGCCAAGTTGTCTATGTCTGTTCCTCATTGGTTG AGTTGGTTTTGATGTTTCTCAACTTGACCCCTGAAGCTCTGCTGCTGACTCTTCTTTGCCTGGTGCTGGCCCAGTGGCCAATTCCACTGGTTTCTGGAGACCCAGTGTGGACTGTAGTGGTTGTGCTGCTCCTGATGCTCGTTACTGGGATCACTGGGGTCATCTGGAGACAGCCACAGAGTTCTACTCCCTTGCACTTTAAG GTACCTgctttgcctctcctccctctaaTGAGCATCTTTGTGAATGTTTACCTTATGATGCAGATGACAGCTGGCACCTGGGCCCGATTTGGGGTCTGGATGCTGATTG GGTTTGCTATCTACTTTGGCTATGGGATCCAGCACAGCTTGGAAGAAGTTAAGAGTGACCAAGCCCCACTCAAGTGTAGGGCCAAAACTGTAGACCTTGATCTCAGCAATGCCTGTACACATTCGATTTGA
- the SLC7A3 gene encoding cationic amino acid transporter 3 isoform X2, giving the protein MLWQALRRFGQKLVRRRALEPGMAETRLARCLSTLDLVALGVGSTLGAGVYVLAGEVAKDKAGPSIVICFLVAALSSVLAGLCYAEFGARVPRSGSAYLYSYVTVGELWAFTTGWNLILSYVIGTASVARAWSSAFDNLIGNHISQTLQGSISLHVPHVLAEYPDFFAMGLVLLLTGLLALGASESALVTKVFTVVNLLVLGFVIISGFIKGDLHNWKLTEGDYKLTVAGLNDTYSLGPLGSGGFVPFGFEGILRGAATCFYAFVGFDCIATTGEEAQNPQHSIPVGIVVSLFVCFLAYFGVSSALTLMMPYYQLQPESPLPEAFLYTGWAPARYVVALGSLCALSTSLLGSMFPMPRVIYAMAEDGLLFRVLARVHTGTHTPIVATVVSGIIAAFMAFLFELTDLVDLMSIGTLLAYSLVAICVLILRYQPELKNEEDEVELQEENMAGAEKLTLQGLFCPLSSIPTPLSGQVVYVCSSLVALLLTLLCLVLAQWPIPLVSGDPVWTVVVVLLLMLVTGITGVIWRQPQSSTPLHFKVPALPLLPLMSIFVNVYLMMQMTAGTWARFGVWMLIGFAIYFGYGIQHSLEEVKSDQAPLKCRAKTVDLDLSNACTHSI; this is encoded by the exons ATGCTGTGGCAGGCACTTCGCAGATTTGGTCAAAAGCTGGTACGCAGACGTGCACTGGAGCCAGGCATGGCTGAGACTCGCCTTGCCAGATGCCTGAGCACTCTGGATTTAGTGGCCCTGGGTGTGGGCAGCACATTGGGTGCAGGTGTGTATGTCCTGGCTGGTGAGGTGGCCAAAGATAAAGCAGGACCATCCATTGTGATCTGCTTTTTGGTGGCCGCTTTATCTTCTGTGTTGGCTGGACTGTGCTATGCTGAGTTTGGTGCCCGAGTCCCCCGTTCTGGTTCTGCATATCTCTACAGCTATGTCACAGTGGGTGAACTCTGGGCCTTCACCACTGGCTGGAACCTCATCCTCTCCTATGTTATCG GGACAGCCAGTGTGGCCCGGGCCTGGAGCTCGGCGTTTGACAACCTGATTGGGAACCACATCTCTCAGACCCTGCAGGGGAGCATCTCATTGCATGTTCCCCATGTCCTCGCAGAATATCCAGACTTCTTTGCTATGGGGCTTGTGTTGTTGCTCACCG GATTGCTGGCTTTGGGAGCTAGTGAATCAGCCCTGGTTACCAAAGTGTTCACAGTGGTGAACCTTTTGGTTCTTGGTTTTGTCATCATCTCTGGCTTCATTAAGGGGGACCTTCACAATTGGAAACTCACAGAAGGGGACTACAAACTGACTGTGGCTGGACTCAATGACACCTATAG CCTGGGCCCTCTGGGCTCTGGAGGATTTGTGCCTTTCGGCTTTGAGGGGATTCTCCGTGGAGCAGCTACCTGTTTCTATGCGTTTGTTGGTTTCGACTGTATTGCTACCACTG GTGAAGAAGCTCAGAATCCCCAGCATTCCATCCCTGTGGGCATTGTCGTTTCACTGTTTGTCTGCTTTTTGGCATATTTTGGTGTCTCTTCGGCCCTTACGCTTATGATGCCTTACTACCAGCTTCAACCGGAGAGCCCCCTGCCTGAAGCATTTCTCTATACGGGATGGGCCCCTGCCCGCTATGTTGTGGCTCTTGGatccctctgtgctctttctacCAG CCTCTTAGGTTCTATGTTCCCCATGCCTCGGGTGATCTATGCAATGGCAGAGGATGGCCTCCTGTTCCGTGTCCTTGCCAGAGTCCACACGGGTACACACACCCCCATCGTGGCCACTGTGGTCTCTGGCATTATTgcag CATTCATGGCGTTCCTCTTTGAACTCACTGATCTTGTGGACCTTATGTCGATTGGGACCCTACTTGCCTACTCCCTGGTGGCTATTTGTGTTCTCATCCTCAG GTATCAGCCTGAGCTGAAGAATGAAGAGGATGAAGTGGAGCTGCAAGAAGAGAACATGGCTGGAGCAGAAAAGCTGACCCTACAGGGGCTGTTCTGTCCACTCAGCTCCATCCCTACTCCACTCTCTGGCCAAGTTGTCTATGTCTGTTCCTCATTGGTTG CTCTGCTGCTGACTCTTCTTTGCCTGGTGCTGGCCCAGTGGCCAATTCCACTGGTTTCTGGAGACCCAGTGTGGACTGTAGTGGTTGTGCTGCTCCTGATGCTCGTTACTGGGATCACTGGGGTCATCTGGAGACAGCCACAGAGTTCTACTCCCTTGCACTTTAAG GTACCTgctttgcctctcctccctctaaTGAGCATCTTTGTGAATGTTTACCTTATGATGCAGATGACAGCTGGCACCTGGGCCCGATTTGGGGTCTGGATGCTGATTG GGTTTGCTATCTACTTTGGCTATGGGATCCAGCACAGCTTGGAAGAAGTTAAGAGTGACCAAGCCCCACTCAAGTGTAGGGCCAAAACTGTAGACCTTGATCTCAGCAATGCCTGTACACATTCGATTTGA